In the genome of Chlamydia buteonis, the window TTGCTGCTCCTATTAGTATTGGAGTTTCAGTGGCTGTCGCCTTAGGATTCGCTATCACTACTATTATCTGTATAGGACGCTTAAGATCTAGATTAGTTACCGAATATAATGAGGAAATTATTCCTGTGAGCCGCTATATCCGTCCTTATAACTGGGGTAAACCCAATTTTTATTAAAAAACTTGTACTATCTGGAGAGACATATCTCTAATGGAACAAGAAATTATTTTTAAATAGCTTAAGCCCTCTAAGATTTTTTAGCTGTGGAGTCGCTTAGGATTTTAAATTTCAAGGCACCTATTGCGGGGGAAAGGAGATCATCCCAAAATTGGGTAAAATCGACTTTTTGTAAATCTTGCCCAAGATCACAACCCGAACTTTAAATAGTTCAGGCCCACAAGTCAACGGGAATAAGAAGCGGCCACCTAAGCGGCCCTTTGACGATTGTATTCGTAAAAACGCTAGTTTTTTTATCAAACGCAGCCCCTCCGTTTCTAGGTGCTCACGTAAAGCAAAGCACGATTAAGGAGAGATTATCATCTTGCTACTTCTTTCAGCGAATCCTAAGCAATAAGGAAAACTAACAAATACAAGATTACACTACCCATCAGCAATCTGATCTAACGTCAAATCAGGAATATCCAACACTTCAAGCTCCTCACGAATCATACTTCGAACATCTCGACTCTCGCCTATAAAACGCATAGATAACAAATAACGTAATCCTATAAGAATCTTATCTAGCAACTCTTGATTTACACTAAGCTCAAGCTTCCATGTTTCTCGAATATCCTCTTTTTTCTGTAGATCAGCATGTTTCTTATCCTGTTTCCGTATGGCACATATATTGGCTACTTCTCCAGCAACTTCGTTGAAATCACCAGTCCCCTGTACCCACGATCGAAAAGCCTTTATACTTCTCAAACCTCCCTCCAAGGCTCTTTCCTTAAACTTTGGGCCTTCATACGCCACAACACCCGAGCCTAAACTTTCTTCAACGACAAAATTGACCTCTTGATAAGGCAAATTATCGAAACCGCAACCATTTTCCTGCCATTCTTGAAATACAGATAAGCTCCCTAGACAACCTTGATAGTGCAAAGCCTGTCTACTAAACTTGATCGAAAGTTGAATCCAATCTCCCCAAGATAAACTAGAATTATTGCAAAATCTACCCATCTTCAGCTCTTTTCTTTGCCATAAAGCTGCCACAGCAGGAATCAATCCAGTGAACTGATTCAAAAATCGCGACCCCTGACATTCTATCCAAGAAGAACTTGAAAATACTGTTTTTAATTTGTATTGAAAATCCACAAGAGAAAAGAAACGAAGAGTATAAGGAAAGACTCTGCCTAACCAATAACGTAATAACGCCTCAACAGCAATAATCTTAGGCTCAGCTAAAATTATATCAAAGTATGTTGTACTGGGATTATTAGCAAATAACAGAAATAAACCTACTATTTCCTTTTCGGATAAAACACCAAGAATAATTAAACGTAGTTCTCTCAAAACGCGAATACTACTTATCTGATAAAGTGTTTTCGACGCAATATTTCCCTCTTCTATTAAAACCGATTGTTGGAAAACAAACAAAGAATAACTCTTCTCTGAAGCCTCATAAGGACAACTATAATGAATAGCCTTTTCTAAGGAATCTAGTATAACACAGTCTAGCTTCATATGACCTAAAGCTTTAATCTGCTGAAGGAATAGCGCCCCCAGCCTATTTATTTTCTTTTCATAATCTTCACACTTGGCAGAAAGTTCTAATAATCTTTCCTCCTTATTGACTACAGGTCCGTGATCGAGAGGGATGGATTCTTTATTAACTACTGCTGGATGCCTCATCTTATCAGCAACTCGTGGTTTAGCAAATGCCCCTATTTTGCCAATAAGAACCAATGTTAGCGGCATTGTGAAAATCAAGAGCATTGCTAGCATTACACTTATGACAACAATAAAGTGGATACTAACGCTATAAGTAATCATACCAATCAGCGCGCATATGCCTAACAAGATAATAATCGTCTCACATATTGCTGATACCTTCAGCACTTTTACTATTCCTTGTACTGAATAACCAGATTCCGGTCGTACCTGTTCGCTTGCTTGAACAACTGTGGATAAACTATTTATTGAAACAGATTGTAAAGACATACCCCCCCCAACTCAAAAGGCCTCGAGTAAGAAGGAGAAAAATAAAAATACGAATGCTTTAAACAGCGTCTATGAGACATTGGTTTTGAAAACAGAGGGGCGCAAAAACCCAAGCCATTCAATCAATGAAACATACACTTTGACAACGCACTATTGTATGATATTTTTTTTAAATCTTCAAGATGTAGATGATTACATTTACCCTACAAAATTTCTCAGAACGAGAACTTTTTCGGAAGGGCACATCTGACACAATGAAAAATTTGTCTCTAAATACTCAGGTTGTCCGGAATGTTCTTAGGATATCGAGAAAACCTCGTCATTGCTCTTGCTAATCCATTTGATTGAGCCCATAAATATTCCCAGATAATTAAATGGAATAGCGGCTAAAGATACAAAGGCTGGCCGCCCCAAAATGCTTAAGGCAACCCATTCTGATAATCGCACGATGTGGACTAACCTTCAGAATGCACCCCGTAAAAACACTAAATAAAACAACCATCATTTTTTATTTATAGGGAATAAGATTTAAGCGCTTAAAAGTTATAATGTTAGAATTTATAAATAAAATACATGTTGAATATATACTCGACAATTCAGAAAATCTCTTTTCATTTGCGCAGGTTGAAAATATCGTATATGCCAGATAATGCTATACACAATAACAAAAACTACGTCTCAATACCCTATACCGCCTTCGATTTGAGATTAGACACACAAACACTCTTGGACAAGTTCCCATCTATTGCATCCTCCTTATTTCCAATAGATGAAAAAAAACAGACTAGAAATTTTTATAAAAAATTTACAAGCACATAATTTCTCCAGTGCAGACTGCGATATAAATAGTTCTTCTTGCGAATATCAATTGCATCGCAAAGGGAATCATGAAAAAGGAGTGATTTATGAAATTATAGAACCAAAAATTCTCAATTGTGTTGCCTCGTGTATCGTAGACTACGTGTTCTCAGAGCACCCATACACAGATGCTCTTGTCGAATCCATCAAATCATCTCTACTACTTAGTAGCCAAAAAGGAATACAGTTTCTAATTACGTTAGAAAATGACTCCCCTCACAATCCCCCAGTAGCTCAATCAGATTCTTATGAACTAGTGAGAAATGTGTCTTTCCTAGGACGTGCTCTCGATATCGTGACTTTGGATCCCGTAAATATTCTTAATAGCTTACGCGATATAAATATCCTAGATTACTCTTTCACAGAAGATACGGCAATTCCTAGCTCTGACGGACATTTAGGCATCCCACCAGGGACTAAACTCTTTCCGAAACCTTCCCTAGACATATCGGTGAGCACATCGATATTCGAAGAAACAACATCATTTTCACAAGAATTTTCTACTACAGTCACTATTAATATTCCTTATAGCTTACCGGATACTTCTCTTAATTTAGGAAGTTCGCATTTACTTGATACTAGCTTTGGAGCTAATGAAACTGTAATTTTAGCAACTAAAAAACAGTTGTTCCCGAGCTATTCTCCTAAACTTTTAGAAATCATTAAAAAATATAAAAGGGATGCTAAAATACTTATTAACAAAATAAACTTTAACAATTTATGGAGAAATCAAGCTAAAAGTCAAATTCTAACACAAGGAGATGTCCGCCTTGATCTACAGGGGTTGGATAGCGCGAATTTCAATTACCAAATTCAAGTGGGCAGTCATACTATATCTGCCGTTTTAATTAGTAAACCAATATCTGAACTTCGTATCGTTTCAGAACAAGCTTACGCTATTAGAAAAATCAAGTCCGGCTTTCAACAAAGCTTAGATGACTGTCATATTTACCAAATTAGTCTGAAAAAATCTTCTAGTCCTTCAAATGCACGCACATATTGACCTAGGAAACATGAACAATAATGACGAAGAAAGTGACGACGAAGAACAAGACCTAACAAAAGATGCAGCTTTTTCATCTAGCTTCACCTATGGTTTCGTAAAGCAAAATACACGAAACTCTAAGAATACAGTAACCTGTACAACAGCTTCACATTCTCTATATACTCTGCAGCAAGATCGTGCCTCAGACCCAGAAAATTTGAAAATAGATAAAGAATTTCAGCAAATTATACAAACTCTTGATACTAAAGATCCTAAACACTTAGAGGCTTTTATTTCTAACGTAGGCACCCATTACACGACTGCAGTGACATATGGTGGAATAGGATTTCAAGTATTAAAAATAAGTTTCGAACAAATTCAAAAACTTGAGAAAGAAGAAATTTCAATATCTACAGCAGCAGCTAGCTCTCTTTTAACGGGTTCTGTCACAAATAAAACAGAATCAGGCTACTCTTCCCTTACGTCAACTAGCTCGGCTCAAACTGTATTTTTAGGCGGAACTGTTTTACCAACAATGCAAGAAGACCATTTGGATTTCAAAGATTGGTCAGAAAGCGTGCCTCTAGACCCTGTTCCCTTAAAAATAGCCATTTCTCCTATAACTGATATCCTTACCCCTCAGTATTTCCCAACTATTGACGTCGCTTCTCTGCAAGAAAAAAAACAAGCATTACAACAAGCTATTGACACGTATCTTAGAAAACACAAACCAAAATTGGAGCAACCACACGAAGAATTTACTTCAGGGATTGCCCTACGATCTTCTCAATTTATTTTGCGGTCAGGGAATTCTTCTTCTATAGTCAGTGAACCTTACCTCGGTTACTGGTCTACTCTCCCTTACCTTTTCCCAATGGTAGAAGAAGAATCTGTTGCAATACCTTTAGTTTTTTACTTCCAAGTTGAAAATGATCAAGTACAGCAAAAGATAGTACATAATACTTTTTGTAATATAGGAGTAGTTAGCGTTAGACGAGGTTTGTATGGATCAGAGTTCGTTGATTATGCTTTCAATGCTTTTTATAGCAGCTATCAAGAGTGTTACTTGGATACCTCATACTATACAGATAGATGTGGGTTTGAAATAGAGAAGGTCAATAGAACTAAGGACAATATCATCCGCGATGGCGATGAAGTACGACTCAAACATACGGCAAGCAACAAATATTTATCGAATATTAGCATGCGAGATGGTCATAATACTTTAACTAGAACAGACAGTCCAAATGATGCTGTCTTTATCCTAGAAAAACCCAAACACTAGTCCAGCTTTTCTTTCGGCATGTCGTAATTCATTTCAGGTTATGACATGTCGTCCTTTCAATACTTAAGATCTATTAATTACCCTATACGTTACTCGAACTGTTCTTCAGTAAATTTAGGAGATTAAAACAATTTGTTTTCTATTCCTTTGCAAGAAAGAAAAATAGTCTCATCAACTTTTTTCGAACTGATAAAAATATAAATCTATAGCCTTCAGTCGCTCTCTAGTGAATTCTGTGACGAGCTTATAAGAGGCCCCATTAAAATATCTGTTTGGTCAGACCAGCTTTCCCAACCATGATACTTGAAATACAAAGCAATCCTAGTAATTACTTTAATAACCAATGCTATAAGTGCCGGAACAATACATAAATACAGAAATAAAGTTTTTAACTTCTCTTTAAAGAATAACGGAATTTGTATTGGAACATAAACCAGTTGTCCCTGAGTATTCATCTTATCAATGTAAAGAACTAGAGACGTGTCTCGGAATTGAAGTAATCTATCCACCCTCTCAGCTAGGGATTCTAAATATCCATTCCCCTTATGAAAGACATTAAGATCATAATTAAGGAAGTCCTGCGAAAAAACCAAAGATGAACCAAAGTGCGAAAACATGAATATAGCCAGAAGTAGGAGAGGTCAAACTTGTATACCCTAAAAGAGACACCCTATTAATACATCACAGAAAAACAAACAATTTGTAACAAACGAAGGTATTTTTGTATTTATCAGAAACAGACTCGGTAGCTACGCTATCATTTAAAATATCTATCCCTAAGCAATTTTCATAAACTTAAGTACCACACTTTTCTCCTGCCTAGACGATAGAACTTTAGCAAGTACCCAAGGACCCGATTTAAAAGGATTGCTTTTATATTCGCATCCTTAAATGAAGAAACTATTGCCTCTACATTGAGTTGTATATGACTTTTTAAGAGTGATTGGTGAAGATTTCACATGACATAATTCAGAATCTTCATATGAAGGGAATCCAGATAAAAGCAGAATCGTATTCTGCAAAGAAGTTCCTAACATTTGAGGATTATCGGAACTCAACGTTACACTAAGCTTATGACGTAAAAAAGGATGACCATCAAGGCTATCGATCATTGTTTTACCTACCTTTTTAACCCTGAATATTGGTGTAATGAAGCTCCTAGTATAAGATTAGTAGCAGTAGCCATAACAAGTGTTACTTTTTTCTCTTGGATTTGATTGAGAGTTTGCAGTTGTTCAATTGCTTGAAACCCGTGTGCTATTCTCTGTACAGGCAAAGACTGCAACGTTTGGCTTAAATATAAAAAAAACTGTTCCCTCTCCAGCATGAGCTTCATATCCAAAATCCTCTATCATATGCATAACGATATCCTGGAGTTAATTTCGTAGGGGCGGACTGAGGTAAAGTTTCTGCTCCAGATGATTGCAATCTAACAAAAAGATTAGGAAAATAGGCTTCTGCCTCATAAAGCCATTGTGTAGCCTTTTCCGATCGTTGTTACGTGGATTATTTCAGGATAGTTCTTTTTAAGGTATAAGGCAGTATCGAGCACAAATCTAGAATGTCCATGAGCGGTGTAGACTACTAAAGCATCCACACCAGCTTCAAATAAAACATCCGCTCTTTGCCAACCTTGTTGGCCGATACCTACTGCACAGGCAACTGCAAAAGAGGAATCTTGCGCTTTTATTTGTTTTACAATACTAACTTGCTCACTTGAAGTGATGTTTTTATGACAATACTTAATCCACCAGCTACCGCCATACCTGTAGCCATAGAACTACATAACAGAATCCAGTGCAGCAGACAAAATAGGAATAGCTAAAGACAAAGACTCTGAAACAGAAGAAAATAAACAAGTTTCTTTTGGAAGTGCTTCGGAATACTGAGGTTTTAACAAAACATCGTCAAAAGTCAGAGCTTCATACATATAGTTCTCAAAGTGAAGATAATCAAATTCGGTAAGAGATTAAAGAACCCACGCTTCTTACTAAAAAAACAGACTGCCTAAGATAAAAGCAAAAGCATTGTAGTTGCGGGGAGGGGGGTATTTATTTGCAATAATGTCAACGGATTATTGCAAAATTCACTAATAAGAAATTACGATAGATGTATCCAAAACGGTTCAAAAAATTCCTGAAAAATCCAATAAACTAAGATATTTTCCCCTAACTCTAGTCCACAAAACTAAACAATTAAACAGAATAACTGAGAGCTTTTAAAAAGCTCTCAGAATAAAATAGGATGACAGAGTTTAAGTGCTATAGACAACACTAATAACGAATAGGAGCTTCTTTATATTCATCATGAATTGTTTTTACCGACCGACCGTCAGCTAAAAAAGTTGTCTCCAAATAGTCCTCAGAAAAGTGTTCACCAAAACTCTCCTTAACATTATCTGATGTTATTCCCTCCCAGATCATAGAATAATATCCCTTTAAAGGAAGCACATGGTCGGTGCAAGCTTGATCTCCTGCTATCCAGGCATACGCTACGCTCCTGTGAGTACATTGCCCTGAAGGAACGTAATCTGAAACTACAACAGGAATACAGTCATAATCCGCTTCACGACGACGACAAGCAACAAAATCATCTTCTCCGATAGCCAAAATAAGCCCATTGCAATTCTTCCCTGGAGCATACTTCAAATTAAGGGCAGCGTGGTTATCCTTACCATCAAGATCTGTTAATCTAGAAGAACCTCCTAAGAGACGAGTATCCAAATTATATATTCTAATATAATCGTGAAGCCAGACAGCATGCGGGTGGTACTCCTTAAGTGTACTTTTCGCTGAAGTTGGATTCATTAAACTTCCATAAACAACCATAGGAATATATGGAGTTGTTAATTGCATTTTTGCATGTATCTCCTTCCAAATCCTTCGTGATTCATTATCGACCCTTTGAACAACCTTGGGATCTTTATATTCATTAGACTGATATTGAAAAGGTAGGTACGCACAGGGATACGATAGAAAATCAGAAACAGGTAGTTTAATACAAAAAACTTGTTCAAGCTTATATGAGCTATTTGACGAAGTAATAGGTTCGGAACAACCAGTAAGAATAAGTAAAATGCACCCAAATAAATACATTATTGATTTATGCATAAAATCCCCTTTGATCACAAGAAGCAAGCAATTAATATCATTCGAGGATTCTTAACCTACTAACTTCTCTCCAAGTTAATTTTTATTAATTCAATGTAAAGAATATTATTTATGTTCTTATAATTTAGAATATAACAACATTACTAAAAGAAATCAGAAATATTTATAGAAATAAAACCTTCAATTCTAAATATGCATCAACTCTTACATTCGAGGCATATTCTACAATCAAAGTAGCAGAAACAACGATAACACCTAATTTTTTGAAATTCTAAAAAATCTAAGTGAAGATAATCAGTATCCCAATGAGATTAAATATCTTTTCTTTACTTCTAGATGCAGCGGCACTGTTTTCTATTCTTAAGAATTAAGATGACTCATTGCGATTAAAAAAATTTTTATATACTCTGTTCGACCAAAACTAATAAACCAATTAGGGATTCGGCATGTCAAATCCAGTACCTACACCACAACACAAAACTCTTTCCTCATTTCCTTCAACTATAAGCCTCTCTAAGACAGATGGGAACTCATCTATACGACGCTCATCTCTTAGACTGTTTCTAGACACTATGTTGATTGTTTTGGGCTTTTCTACTGTAGTTTCAATCTTCGTAGCTATTTTCTTTCTTAATGGTCTGAGCTTGCTAAATACAACAACAATCGTCCTAACCTCAGTTTTAATGCTTATAGGAATTATATTCATAAGCGTAGGGGTTCTTTTCTTTGTAAATAATGTAGAAGAGGGCCTCTCAGGCATCCTAAGAAAACGTTTAAAGGAAAGAGAGGCTGAAATAGCAGAACTACAAAACCAACTTCAGACTTGTCAGCTTAACCAGGATTTTTCTGCTTCAGAGCCCTCCTCGGATATTGTAGGGAATTCCAAACCAATAGAGACAGATGCTGAAGTCACGGTAGAGGTTCGTTAAATTAATGCTAGGCCATGGCCAGGGGTGATGAATAGGCTGAAAACACAAAAAAAATCAAAGGTTTAGAATGCCTACCCCTATTGTTCTTATCATTTAAAATCGCCGTAATATCACTATCTGAACTACGTTTTTTATTTTTGTATAATATTTTTTTATCGCCAACAAAGTTGTAAGTTGTTAGGGTCTTTTGCTTTTAAACTAAATATAGCAAATGAGGCGAAGATATGAAAACACAAAACTTCTTCCTATCGAAAATCAGATTATTGGGTGCTTTTTGTCTAGCTTCCCTTTCTGTTTTAATTACTGGATGTGTTACTGATGATGCATTTACTTATGATAAATCTGTAGCTGAAGAAGGTAGACAGTCAGCGCCTACCTTCCTAAGTACCGAAGACCCCAACACTATCTGGGACACTATCCAAACAGCTTGGGACCTATCTGAACATATGGACTATCTTCCTATAGTAATTTACGATGATCTTATGAATCCTTCTGTATTCCAAAGTCACGGCACATCCTCTTGGAGTATTGCTGTACGCGTTGAGCAAACAAAACGCATTTTCAATTACGATTCACGTAAAGATAAAAAAGATCAGTCTAAAAATTACGCTGATCTTAATGCTATGGTTCTCGAGTTACAGGATACTAGAGAACAAGAAGACGCTTATGCTTCTGCGGTCTTATATGGCGTAGAGCAAGATACATTTGCTGCTTTATGTAACCACTACTCTCAACACAGCTTAGTACCAGTAGTTATATCCAAACAGATCTATGGAAATACCGTCTATAGCCTAGGATTCATGTTCTCCGTAACCAATCCCTCTTTACTAACTCCTCAAGATGCTTTACCTGAACAAAAACGTTTTTCAGACATTTGGAATGCGATCAATTCCAACGAGGTTATCGAACTCTACGGAAAGGATTTCCCTGCCGACTACATTAATACAACAGTATTTGCAAACGGGGAAACTATCAACTCTTTAATTCCACCTGCAAATCAATAAACTAAAAGATATTTAGTCCATTTATAGAAGAAACCTCTCGTATAGCGAGGTTTCTTTTTGTTCATACTCACGATTTCTTTATTTTAAACTCAGTGCCGCAGTTAACTCCTCGCCACCCCATGAGTCCTTTACTACGTTTTTACCGGAATCACTTCGCTTCGAAACAATTTAACGTCTGATAAAAATTTCTCATAGGACGACACTCTGAGCCCCCTACTAAACAGTATTTTCCATGTATAGAAAATAATTCTAGCTTGATTCCCCTCACCTGTGTTAAAATATTTGCCCTTCCACAGAAAACATTCTGGGGAAAGTATGTTAATTAATAGTTATGCGACACCCGCAGATTTTATAGCGAAAACTAGAAACTCTCCCACCCTCATCAAAAGCGCCTTTGCTCGCCAAGGCTTGAAGGGACGCATTACTAAAATAATAGACTTCACATCTGTTAAAGCAGGGCTCAACTCTTTATTGATAAGCTCTATACCAGTATTAGGCACGATTCGAGGTTTTGCGCGTATTTATAGTATCTACTCTGTTAAAGACAGAAGCCAGGATTCAACCTTAGGCTTGATTAGACAAACCATTCTCGGCACCATCGAGATTGCTGGTTTTGCTCCTGCCTTACTAGTGCTGCTAATTGCTACACTTGCTGCTCTAATCATCTTAAGCGTTGCTCTTGTGATTGTCATTGCCACTGTTGCTGGATTGGCTTTCGCAGGTTTTTACGCCGCTAAGAAACTTGTTGGGTGTTTTACCCAACCTTCTTGCATTAGATAAATCTGAATTCACAGGAAAATATTAAATCCCATTATAAGAAGACGGGATTCTCTATCCTCCCTACCTGAAGAAGCTGCTACATGAGTAGTGTTATCGAGGCGGATGATTAAGAAAGTTTTACACAACCACAAAGCAGCTGTATACTTTACAAAGCAATAGCAATCAAGAGTCTCCTTTGAGTTATTTCTTCAATGTCGGCTGTATTTACAAAACATTTATTACATTTGAACACCTCATCCTATACATTATTTCGTCAATTCATACGATTTCAAAGTATAGCATATTTCTAACTTAGCCAATAAACAGCTATAGAGGGGATATTCCATCCGTGTCTACCTAAAAGTGCTTATGTATGCGTATGTTTTTCTCCTCTATCTATACGAGTTGCTTCGCGTGACTACTAGCTGCTAGTCACTAAAGAAAACTTTACACCTGATCTAGTAAACGCTGTTCCTGTTATAGGCACGACCCGGGGTGTCGCGTGTTTTTACAGTAGCCATTCTTTAAAAAAATACCTGTAATTCAAAAGTAAATAGCGTTGTGTATCCTCTACTCTGTGGGAGTGAAAACAGGGTTAATCTAAAATAACAATACCCAATAATAGAGATACTGCGCTTGGCAACTAAGAAATCCCTGCAACTATCAGACAAATCTTTCTACTCTTGAGCACTTTCTACTTACTTTCAAGCAAAATAGATACAAATTAATCCCTTTTCTCTATGCTTCTAACTCATTTTTAGTCAGATTTTTTATTATTTATACTTTCTATGAGCCTTAGGCCTATAAACTCTACTAAATCTAGGAGACTCTGTTGTGCATAATGAAATGATCTTCACAGCACAAACCGTGTTTGTTGTACTTGCTGGTATATTTTTTGCCTCTAAAGGTAGAGGCTGGCTAACGGGCTGGTTGGCTACCCTATCGGTAATTATGAACGTTTTTGTGTTGAAACAAATTGTTCTATGCAATCTAGAAATTACCTCAGCTGACGTTTACATGATTGGCATCTTGTCTTGCTTAAATTTCTCCAGAGAAGTTTATGGGAAAAAGAAAGTAAATGAAGCCATGGTCAGCTCATGGGTAATAAGCATAGCCTTTCTTCTTGTAACGCAATTACACCTTGCGCTGAAACCCTCTCCGAACGACACAACCCAAAACCATTTTATAGCGCTTTTTTCACCCTCGCTACGACTAACCTTAGCTTCTTTAGTTACCGTAATCCTCGTTCAAATTATAGATCTTAAACTATTTTCTTACCTAAAAACCCTTTTCAAAAATAAAGCTTTCGGAACCCGCTCAGCCATATCTTTAATTTCTTCTCAAATCCTAGATACCCTACTATTTTCTTTCCTTGGTCTTTATGGAATCGTAGCAAATCTTACTCATGTAATTCTATTTTCTTTAATTACTAAAATATGTGTTATTGCCATGTCTGTGCCAGTTGTTGTCTTTGGAAAATATCTTAGAAAGCAAAACGCAATATAGAACAGCTAGTTAAAATTTCTTATATATCTAAGAATTGCGCACATATTCTCCATTGCAAAGAGCTTTCCACTTACTCTACAAATTCTATTTACAGGAAAATATAAGCCCGATACGCTTATTTTCCTGTTTTCGAATGAGATGGAAAACAACTGCTTTTTCTTAGGGAAGCAATTTCAGGTTCCTAATCGTGGCACTAAAATTTCATATCCTCCATCAATCTACAAAATCGCGAGCGCGTGTAGGTAGAATAGAAACTGCTCATGGAGTTATAGATACCCCTGCTTTTGTTCCTGTGGCGACAAATGGTGCTCTAAAGGGTGTTATAGACCATAGTAATATCCAGTTAATGTTTTGCAATACCTACCACCTTCTGATCCACCCAGGAACACAAGGTATCGCAGCTATGGGGGGCTTGCATAAATTCATCAATAGAAATGCCCCCATAATCACAGATTCTGGAGGATTCCA includes:
- a CDS encoding gamma-glutamylcyclotransferase — translated: MHKSIMYLFGCILLILTGCSEPITSSNSSYKLEQVFCIKLPVSDFLSYPCAYLPFQYQSNEYKDPKVVQRVDNESRRIWKEIHAKMQLTTPYIPMVVYGSLMNPTSAKSTLKEYHPHAVWLHDYIRIYNLDTRLLGGSSRLTDLDGKDNHAALNLKYAPGKNCNGLILAIGEDDFVACRRREADYDCIPVVVSDYVPSGQCTHRSVAYAWIAGDQACTDHVLPLKGYYSMIWEGITSDNVKESFGEHFSEDYLETTFLADGRSVKTIHDEYKEAPIRY
- a CDS encoding queuosine precursor transporter, with product MHNEMIFTAQTVFVVLAGIFFASKGRGWLTGWLATLSVIMNVFVLKQIVLCNLEITSADVYMIGILSCLNFSREVYGKKKVNEAMVSSWVISIAFLLVTQLHLALKPSPNDTTQNHFIALFSPSLRLTLASLVTVILVQIIDLKLFSYLKTLFKNKAFGTRSAISLISSQILDTLLFSFLGLYGIVANLTHVILFSLITKICVIAMSVPVVVFGKYLRKQNAI
- a CDS encoding MAC/perforin domain-containing protein; amino-acid sequence: MHAHIDLGNMNNNDEESDDEEQDLTKDAAFSSSFTYGFVKQNTRNSKNTVTCTTASHSLYTLQQDRASDPENLKIDKEFQQIIQTLDTKDPKHLEAFISNVGTHYTTAVTYGGIGFQVLKISFEQIQKLEKEEISISTAAASSLLTGSVTNKTESGYSSLTSTSSAQTVFLGGTVLPTMQEDHLDFKDWSESVPLDPVPLKIAISPITDILTPQYFPTIDVASLQEKKQALQQAIDTYLRKHKPKLEQPHEEFTSGIALRSSQFILRSGNSSSIVSEPYLGYWSTLPYLFPMVEEESVAIPLVFYFQVENDQVQQKIVHNTFCNIGVVSVRRGLYGSEFVDYAFNAFYSSYQECYLDTSYYTDRCGFEIEKVNRTKDNIIRDGDEVRLKHTASNKYLSNISMRDGHNTLTRTDSPNDAVFILEKPKH